From the genome of Pseudonocardia sp. EC080619-01:
GGCGATGTAGTCACCGATGGTCACCGGCAGGACGAAGTAGCCGTCGGCCAGGCCCTGCATCAGCGCCGAGGCCCCGAGGCGGTTCGCGCCGTGGTCGGAGAAGTTCGCCTCGCCGCCGATGTAGAGGCCCGGGACGGTCGACTGCAGGTCGTAGTCGACCCAGAGGCCGCCCATCGTGTAGTGCACGGCGGGGTAGATCCGCATCGGGACCTCGTACGGGTTCTCCCCCGTGATCCGCTCGTACATCTCGAAGAGGTTGCCGTACTTGGCCTCGACGGCCTTGCGGCCGAGCCGCTGGATGGCGTCGTCGAAGTCCAGGTAGACGCCGAGCCCGCCCGGGCCGACGCCACGCTTCTCGTCGCAGACCTCCTTGGCGGCCCGGGACGCGATGTCGCGGGGCACCAGGTTGCCGAACGCCGGGTACTTGCGCTCGAGGAAGTAGTCGCGCTCCTCGTGCGGGATCTCGTTCGGCCCGCGCTCGTCGCCGAGCTTCTTCGGGACCCAGACCCGGCCGTCGTTGCGCAGCGACTCCGACATCAGGGTCAGCTTCGACTGGTGGTCACCCGAGACCGGGATGCAGGTCGGGTGGATCTGGGTGAAGCACGGGTTCGCGAACAGCGCGCCCTTGCGGTGTGCCCGCCAGGAGGCGGTCACGTTGCAGCCCTTGGCGTTCGTCGACAGGTAGAAGACGTTGCCGTAGCCGCCGGTGCAGAGGACGACCGCGTCCGCGGTGTGCACCTCGATCTCGCCGGTGACCATGTCACGGGCGACGATGCCGCGGGCCCGGCCCTCGACCACGATCAGCTCGAGCATCTCGTGCCGGGTGAACATCTCGACCGTCCCGGCCTGCACCTGACGCTCCAGCGCCTGGTAGGCACCGAGCAGCAGCTGCTGGCCCGTCTGGCCGCGGGCGTAGAAGGTCCGGGAGACCTGCACGCCGCCGAACGAGCGGGTGTCGAGCAGACCGCCGTAGTCGCGGGCGAAGGGGACGCCCTGCGCGACGCACTGGTCGATGATCTGACGGCTGATCTCGGCGAGCCGGTGGACGTTCGACTCGCGGGCGCGGAAGTCGCCGCCCTTCACGGTGTCGTAGAACAGCCGGTAGACGCTGTCGCCGTCGTTGCGGTAGTTCTTCGCCGCGTTGATGCCGCCCTGCGCGGCGATCGAGTGCGCACGCCGCGGGCTGTCCTGGTAGCAGAAGTTCTTGACCTGGTAGCCGGCCTCGCCGAGGGTGGCCGCGGCGGCACCGCCGGCCAGCCCCGAACCGACGACGATGATCTTCTTCGAGCGCTTGTTGGCCGGGTTGACCAGCTTCACGCCGAACCGGCGGCGCTCCCAGCGGGTCTCGATCGGACCCGACGGGACGGCCTTGTCGACGACCGGCTCGCCGGTCGTGTAGTCGCTGTAGGACACGTGGTGGGTGTTGGCGTCAGTCATGGATCAGACCACTCCGAACGTGACGGCGAGGGGCACCGAGACGAACCCCAGGGTGAGCACGACGGCGAACACCGTGGCCACCGTCTTGATGGTGCGCTCACGGCTGTTGCTGGACCACCCGAGGGTCTGGATGCCGGAGAAGATGCCGTGCTGGACGTGGAAGCCCAGCGCGACGACGGACAGCACGTAGAACAGCGTCACGTACCAGCGGTGGAGGGTGAAGTCGGCCGCGAGGTTGTCGTACGCCTGCAGGTGCACGCCGTTCGGGTTGAGCGTGCCCGCCGTGAGGTCGAGCAGGTGGTAGATCACGAACAGCACGATGATGACCCCGCCCCAGCGCATGGTGCGGGCCGCGTAGCTGCCCTTGACCTTGTAGGAACCACCCGCGTACTTGATCGGGCGGGCCCGCTTCGCGCGCAGGGCCAGCACGGTGGCCGACCAGATGTGCGCGATCACCGACACCAGCAGGACCACGCGGACGATCCAGAGCATGCCGCCGTAGGGCAGCGCGGGCTCGAGGATCGTGCGCAGCCAGGCCGCGTAGTGATCGATCGACTCCGGCCCGAAGAAGATCTTCAGGTTGCCGATCATGTGCAGGACGACGTAGAGCAGCAGGAAGACGCCGCTCACCGCCATCACGAGTTTCAGGAACGCGCTCGGCGTGCGCGGACG
Proteins encoded in this window:
- a CDS encoding fumarate reductase/succinate dehydrogenase flavoprotein subunit, producing MTDANTHHVSYSDYTTGEPVVDKAVPSGPIETRWERRRFGVKLVNPANKRSKKIIVVGSGLAGGAAAATLGEAGYQVKNFCYQDSPRRAHSIAAQGGINAAKNYRNDGDSVYRLFYDTVKGGDFRARESNVHRLAEISRQIIDQCVAQGVPFARDYGGLLDTRSFGGVQVSRTFYARGQTGQQLLLGAYQALERQVQAGTVEMFTRHEMLELIVVEGRARGIVARDMVTGEIEVHTADAVVLCTGGYGNVFYLSTNAKGCNVTASWRAHRKGALFANPCFTQIHPTCIPVSGDHQSKLTLMSESLRNDGRVWVPKKLGDERGPNEIPHEERDYFLERKYPAFGNLVPRDIASRAAKEVCDEKRGVGPGGLGVYLDFDDAIQRLGRKAVEAKYGNLFEMYERITGENPYEVPMRIYPAVHYTMGGLWVDYDLQSTVPGLYIGGEANFSDHGANRLGASALMQGLADGYFVLPVTIGDYIATHNLDDVPEDAPEVVEAVKSVTDRIDQFLSINGTRTVDSFHRELGQIMWDYCGMERTEDGLRKALDRIPELRREFWSNVKVPGTGAELNQSLEKAGRVADFLELGELMCLDALVRRESCGGHFRGESQTEDGEAKRDDENFSFTSAWEYTGRGQAPVLRKEELVFEYVHPTQRSYK
- a CDS encoding succinate dehydrogenase cytochrome b subunit, which produces MSEKSRAGGAAKTAAKPRRPRTPSAFLKLVMAVSGVFLLLYVVLHMIGNLKIFFGPESIDHYAAWLRTILEPALPYGGMLWIVRVVLLVSVIAHIWSATVLALRAKRARPIKYAGGSYKVKGSYAARTMRWGGVIIVLFVIYHLLDLTAGTLNPNGVHLQAYDNLAADFTLHRWYVTLFYVLSVVALGFHVQHGIFSGIQTLGWSSNSRERTIKTVATVFAVVLTLGFVSVPLAVTFGVV